From Catharus ustulatus isolate bCatUst1 chromosome 17, bCatUst1.pri.v2, whole genome shotgun sequence, the proteins below share one genomic window:
- the BIRC7 gene encoding baculoviral IAP repeat-containing protein 7 has protein sequence MGEAAPAEPRGARRQLFDPRMRSRARRLGTFRQWPHDAPVSAQALVEAGFFYVGPTDEVQCFCCGGVLTEWRRGDCPLRAHLTYFPSCEYLSDERVGIQEVLSSLQDVLDAVDGQILSVLQGVGREEPALPNDPEYPDMEMEEMRLSTFENWPQDSTVDPEHLARAGFFYTGEGDLVKCFYCDGEMMNWSSGDDPWREHARWYPECGFVLHSMGTEFVSSIQESLSTSPLTPRDSWDEAEQESSPSQGPLRDWGLRAHPSEEQSLIVQNVLQMGFDPTWVTNLVENKFAQTGTFYLSESELVSDLVHSGCGASSSPGESRGAVQRETGTSRREMRSVQQKESDGSQLSTEEQLRRLQEERMCKVCMDKDVSVVFVPCGHLVACAECALNLRRCPICRAAIQGSVRAFMS, from the exons ATGGGGGAGGCAGCaccagctgagcccaggggtGCTCGCAGGCAGCTCTTTGATCCGCGCAtgaggagcagggccaggaggctGGGGACGTTCCGGCAGTGGCCCCACGACGCCCCGGTGTCTGCCCAAGCCCTGGTGGAGGCTGGCTTCTTCTATGTGGGCCCCACGGATGAAGTGCAGTGTTTCTGTTGTGGGGGTGTCCTGACGGAATGGAGACGTGGGGATTGCCCCCTCAGGGCGCACCTGACTTACTTCCCTTCCTGTGAATACCTCAGCGATGAGCGTGTGGGGATCCAGGAGgtgctgagctccctgcaggaTGTCTTGGATGCTGTGGATGGGCAGATCCTGAGCGTCTTGCAGGGGGTGGGCAgagaggagccagccctgcccaatGACCCAGAGTACCCTGACATGGAGATGGAGGAGATGAGACTGTCTACATTTGAGAACTGGCCACAAGATTCCACCGTGGACCCAGAGCATCTGGCTAGAGCAGGATTCTTTTACACAG gaGAAGGAGATCTGGTGAAGTGCTTTTACTGTGATGGAGAGATGATGAACTGGTCCTCTGGAGATGATCCTTGGAGGGAACATGCCAGGTGGTACCCAGA GTGTGGATTTGTACTGCACTCAATGGGGACAGAATTTGTTAGCAGCATTCAGGAAAGCCTTTCTACCTCTCCACTGACTCCA AGAGATTCCTGGGATGAGGCTGAGCAAGAATCCTCTCCTTCCCAAG GTCCTCTGAGGGATTGGGGATTGCGGGCTCATCCTTCTGAGGAGCAGAGTCTCATAGTGCAGAATGTCCTGCAGATGGGCTTTGACCCCACCTGGGTGACAAACCTGGTAGAGAATAAATTTGCACAGACTGGGACTTTCTACCTGTCCGAGTCTGAGCTGGTTTCAGACCTGGTGCACTCaggctgtggggccagcagcagcccaggagaaAGCAGAG GCGCTGTTCAGAGAGAGACTGGAACATCAAGACGAGAAATGCGATCTGTGCAGCAAAAGGAATCAG ATGGGTCTCAGCTGAGCACAGAAGAACAGCTCCGCCGCCTGCAAGAGGAGAGGATGTGCAAAGTGTGCATGGACAAGGATGTGTCTGTTGTGTTTGTCCCCTGTGGCCACCTGGTAGCCTGTGCAGAATGTGCCCTCAATTTGAGGCGCTGTcccatctgcagagctgccatccAGGGCAGTGTGAGAGCTTTCATGTCCTGA